The Nitrospira sp. genome contains a region encoding:
- a CDS encoding type II toxin-antitoxin system HicA family toxin translates to MPKLRRLAGRDLLTILQGFGFRQVSQRGSHAKLAREVGGARQVLTGPLHAELDPGTLRAILRQASRFISESELRPHFYT, encoded by the coding sequence ATGCCCAAGCTTCGTAGGCTCGCTGGTCGCGATCTCCTCACCATCCTCCAAGGGTTCGGTTTCCGACAGGTCTCTCAGCGGGGAAGTCACGCGAAGCTGGCTCGTGAAGTCGGGGGAGCACGCCAAGTCTTAACAGGTCCCCTCCATGCCGAGCTCGATCCTGGCACCTTACGCGCCATACTTCGCCAAGCGAGTCGATTCATTTCAGAGTCAGAGTTGCGCCCGCACTTCTATACCTAA
- a CDS encoding type II toxin-antitoxin system HicB family antitoxin has translation MSYLQQTIKAVIRPGDEAGYVAECLEIAVVTQGRTLDETVKHLQEATALHLEGESLEAFGLRDKPTLVLTMELDPVHAQAS, from the coding sequence ATGAGTTACTTGCAGCAGACCATCAAAGCCGTGATTCGCCCTGGCGACGAAGCCGGTTACGTGGCTGAGTGCCTGGAAATCGCTGTCGTCACGCAAGGGCGGACTCTCGATGAAACCGTCAAGCATCTGCAAGAAGCAACCGCGCTGCATCTGGAAGGCGAGTCGCTGGAGGCCTTTGGCTTACGCGACAAACCCACTCTGGTGCTGACCATGGAATTGGACCCCGTCCATGCCCAAGCTTCGTAG
- a CDS encoding zinc ribbon domain-containing protein, producing MIASETPTTHCPKCQAERVEEATECVRCGIIFAKYKPLAAMGRLSPVKPAFTQSEWFLTAKQWLIESDTTTESMTFYGRAAVFVAMVWWGWAFITTPLETNYTGESFLHLINLPFHEAGHVVFIPFGRFMTILGGTLGQILMPMICLGTFLIKTRDPFGASVALWWTAESLMDIAPYINDARALDLMLIGGVTGKETDGHDWNNILTMLGLLEWDHRLAHLTYNLGILLMLGSFLWGGALLLRHYRRLSA from the coding sequence ATGATCGCCAGTGAGACACCTACAACGCATTGCCCGAAATGCCAGGCTGAACGAGTTGAGGAGGCAACGGAATGTGTGCGATGTGGGATTATCTTCGCCAAGTACAAACCGCTTGCGGCAATGGGGCGCCTTTCACCAGTCAAGCCAGCATTTACACAGTCTGAATGGTTCCTGACAGCCAAGCAGTGGCTCATTGAATCGGATACCACGACCGAATCTATGACCTTTTATGGTCGAGCGGCCGTGTTCGTAGCCATGGTGTGGTGGGGCTGGGCCTTTATCACGACGCCGCTCGAAACAAATTACACCGGCGAGTCGTTCCTGCACTTGATCAATCTGCCCTTTCATGAAGCCGGCCATGTGGTCTTCATCCCGTTCGGTCGCTTCATGACGATTTTGGGGGGCACGCTGGGCCAGATTCTCATGCCGATGATCTGTCTCGGCACCTTCCTGATCAAGACGCGTGATCCCTTCGGCGCTTCGGTAGCCTTGTGGTGGACAGCGGAGAGTCTGATGGACATTGCTCCGTACATCAACGATGCGCGGGCATTGGACCTGATGCTCATCGGCGGCGTCACCGGAAAAGAAACCGACGGACATGACTGGAATAATATTCTGACGATGCTGGGCTTATTGGAATGGGATCATCGATTGGCTCATCTCACGTACAATCTCGGTATCCTCTTGATGCTCGGATCTTTCCTCTGGGGGGGTGCTCTCTTGTTGCGCCACTATCGGCGGCTGTCGGCCTAA
- the kdpF gene encoding K(+)-transporting ATPase subunit F produces MNVMYVLSGIVSVGLLIYLMIMLLKAERF; encoded by the coding sequence ATGAATGTGATGTATGTGCTGAGCGGAATTGTGTCTGTCGGTCTGTTGATCTATCTCATGATCATGTTGCTGAAGGCGGAACGCTTCTGA
- the kdpA gene encoding potassium-transporting ATPase subunit KdpA, with protein MTTNAILQVLVYFVVLLALVKPLGWYMARVYEGKPCGLDRLLGPVERAMHSFCGVRPGDEMDWKRYGTAMLLFNAVGLLFLYGLQRLQSFLPLNPANLDGVAPDLAFNTAASFATNTNWQAYGGETTLSYLTQMLGLTVQNFASAATGMAVLVALIRGLSRSTSTTLGNFWSDLVRSTLYILLPLALLLSVLLVSQGVVQTFNSYQTVTLLQPAGHDKTMTDTNGKPVLDEQRKPKTELATAIAQTLAVGPAASQIAIKELGTNGGGFFNTNSAHPFENPTPLSNFLELLAILLIPAALCHTFGRMVGDARQGWVILAAMTILLFCFVSLGLWSEQRGNPLLTGVGVDQQPQGGQAGGNMEGKEARFGITDSALWSSVTTAASNGSVNSMHDSYTPLGGLVPLFLMQFGEVVFGGVGSGLYGMIVFAIIAVFVAGLMVGRTPEYLGKKIEPYEMKLAALLILIMPIVVLGLTALAISTETGRSSILNPGPHGFSEVLYAYTSQGNNNGSAFAGLNTNTPFYNLTGGIAMLISRFWLAIPILALAGALARKTLVPAGPGTLPTHTPLFVILLIGVVVMVGALTFLPTLALGPVVEELMMKGQ; from the coding sequence ATGACCACGAATGCAATCCTCCAAGTACTCGTGTACTTCGTCGTGTTGCTGGCACTCGTGAAGCCGCTAGGCTGGTACATGGCGAGAGTGTATGAAGGCAAACCCTGCGGTTTGGACCGTCTCCTCGGTCCCGTTGAACGGGCCATGCATAGTTTCTGCGGCGTTCGACCAGGCGATGAGATGGACTGGAAACGCTATGGAACGGCTATGCTGCTCTTCAATGCAGTCGGGCTCTTGTTTCTCTACGGCTTGCAGCGGCTTCAGAGTTTCTTGCCCCTCAACCCGGCCAATCTTGATGGAGTCGCACCTGACCTGGCTTTCAACACGGCTGCAAGCTTCGCGACCAACACCAACTGGCAGGCGTATGGCGGGGAAACCACTCTCAGCTATTTGACTCAGATGCTCGGCCTGACCGTACAGAACTTTGCTTCCGCCGCGACGGGAATGGCAGTGCTCGTTGCATTGATCCGGGGCTTGAGCCGTAGCACGTCAACGACGCTCGGGAATTTCTGGAGCGATCTGGTCCGTAGCACTCTCTATATTCTACTGCCTCTGGCTCTGCTGTTGTCCGTTCTTTTGGTGTCTCAGGGAGTTGTCCAGACCTTCAATTCATATCAGACGGTGACCCTTCTACAACCAGCTGGTCATGACAAGACTATGACCGATACGAACGGTAAGCCGGTGCTCGATGAACAGCGGAAACCGAAAACCGAGCTTGCCACGGCAATCGCGCAGACCCTGGCGGTAGGTCCGGCTGCCTCCCAAATCGCCATTAAGGAACTCGGTACGAACGGCGGCGGTTTTTTCAACACCAATTCCGCGCATCCGTTCGAAAATCCCACGCCGCTGTCCAATTTCCTTGAACTCTTGGCGATCCTCCTCATTCCCGCAGCGCTTTGTCACACGTTTGGTCGAATGGTGGGAGATGCCCGCCAGGGCTGGGTTATTCTCGCCGCCATGACCATTCTTCTTTTCTGTTTTGTTTCCCTCGGGCTGTGGTCGGAACAACGCGGCAACCCGCTTCTGACGGGTGTCGGTGTGGATCAGCAGCCTCAAGGCGGTCAAGCCGGAGGCAACATGGAGGGGAAGGAGGCGCGATTCGGCATTACCGATTCAGCCCTGTGGTCCTCCGTGACGACGGCTGCGTCCAATGGTTCGGTGAACTCGATGCACGATTCGTATACGCCGCTGGGTGGACTCGTGCCGCTCTTCCTCATGCAGTTCGGCGAAGTAGTGTTCGGGGGGGTCGGCTCAGGTCTGTACGGAATGATCGTCTTTGCCATCATCGCTGTGTTCGTTGCCGGGTTGATGGTCGGGAGGACACCGGAATATCTAGGGAAGAAGATCGAGCCCTATGAGATGAAGTTGGCCGCGCTGCTTATTCTCATCATGCCCATTGTCGTCTTGGGGCTCACCGCCTTGGCGATCAGCACTGAGACAGGCCGATCGTCTATCTTGAACCCCGGTCCTCATGGGTTCAGTGAGGTTCTCTACGCCTATACATCCCAGGGCAACAACAACGGCAGCGCGTTCGCAGGACTCAACACGAATACTCCCTTCTACAACCTCACCGGAGGGATCGCGATGCTGATCTCGCGGTTCTGGTTGGCTATCCCGATTCTGGCACTCGCAGGGGCCCTAGCCCGCAAGACCCTCGTGCCGGCCGGACCCGGTACTTTGCCGACTCACACCCCGCTGTTCGTAATTCTCTTAATCGGCGTGGTGGTGATGGTCGGGGCGCTCACGTTTCTTCCGACTCTGGCCTTGGGGCCCGTCGTCGAAGAGCTGATGATGAAAGGACAGTAG
- the kdpB gene encoding potassium-transporting ATPase subunit KdpB encodes MPTKAHNSQSLLDTAVIRHAWRDAIFKLDPRHQVKNPVMFIVWVGSVLTTILFVQALAGTGEASAWFILSITVWLWFTVLFANFAEAMAEGRGKAQADSLKRVRHELTAKKLGTVDPGSEHHTPWNCQFQRRDTFSVVSANQLTKGDVVLVEAGEFIPADGEVVDGVASVNESAITGESAPVIRESGGDRSAVTGGTNVLSDWLIIRVTATSGESFLDRMIAMVEGAKRQKTPNEIALTILLAALTIIFLLATVTLLPFSLYGVQAMGQGTPVTVTVLVALLVCLIPTTIGALLSAIGVAGMDRMVQANVIAMSGKAVEAAGDVDVLLLDKTGTITLGNRQATAFIPGEGVEAQTLADAAQLSSLTDETPEGRSIVVLAKEKFGLRARDIHEMGATFIPFTAQTRMSGVNLDGRQIRKGAADAVEAYVTSQGGHFPQFVRLNVETIAKQGGTPLVVAEMAKVLGVIALQDIVKGGIRERFVELRRMGIKTVMITGDNPQTAAAVAAEAGVDDFLAQATPEAKLKLIRELQAEGRLVAMTGDGTNDAPALAQADVAVAMNTGTQAAKEAGNLVDLDSNPTKLIEIVEIGKQLLMTRGALTTFSMANDVAKYFAIIPAAFATTYPALNALNVMRLATPQSAVLSAVIFNALIIIVLIPLALKGITYRPIGAGALLRRHLLIYGLGGVVVPFVGIKLIDLILVALHLV; translated from the coding sequence ATGCCGACAAAAGCACACAATTCCCAGTCTCTGTTGGACACCGCAGTGATACGCCATGCGTGGCGCGATGCCATCTTCAAGCTCGACCCGCGTCATCAGGTCAAGAATCCGGTCATGTTTATCGTCTGGGTCGGAAGCGTCTTGACGACGATCCTGTTCGTGCAGGCGCTAGCAGGAACCGGGGAAGCCTCCGCCTGGTTCATTCTCTCGATCACGGTCTGGCTCTGGTTCACTGTGCTGTTTGCAAACTTTGCGGAAGCGATGGCGGAAGGTCGGGGCAAGGCGCAGGCCGATTCGTTGAAGCGGGTGCGTCATGAACTTACGGCCAAAAAGCTCGGCACGGTCGATCCCGGCAGCGAGCATCATACCCCGTGGAACTGTCAGTTCCAGCGACGCGATACCTTCAGTGTGGTGTCAGCGAATCAGCTCACGAAGGGGGATGTGGTTCTCGTGGAGGCAGGAGAGTTCATTCCGGCCGACGGCGAGGTTGTCGACGGCGTGGCGTCAGTGAACGAGAGCGCGATCACTGGCGAAAGCGCGCCCGTCATTCGAGAAAGCGGCGGTGACCGCAGCGCCGTCACGGGCGGCACGAACGTGTTGTCGGACTGGCTGATCATTCGCGTCACGGCAACTTCGGGAGAAAGTTTCCTGGACCGCATGATCGCTATGGTGGAAGGAGCCAAACGCCAAAAAACGCCGAATGAAATCGCCCTCACCATTCTGCTCGCAGCCCTGACCATCATCTTCCTCTTGGCCACGGTGACATTGTTGCCGTTCTCGCTGTACGGCGTGCAAGCCATGGGGCAAGGGACGCCGGTCACCGTCACTGTATTGGTGGCACTCTTGGTCTGCCTGATTCCGACGACCATTGGGGCTCTCCTTTCGGCCATCGGTGTCGCCGGCATGGATCGCATGGTGCAGGCCAATGTCATTGCGATGTCGGGAAAGGCTGTTGAAGCAGCCGGGGACGTGGATGTCCTGCTCCTGGATAAGACCGGCACCATCACGCTGGGCAACCGTCAGGCGACAGCCTTCATTCCGGGAGAGGGAGTAGAAGCCCAGACGTTGGCTGACGCGGCTCAACTCTCATCGTTGACGGACGAGACGCCTGAGGGCCGCAGCATCGTCGTGCTGGCCAAAGAAAAGTTTGGTTTGCGTGCGCGTGATATTCATGAGATGGGCGCCACATTCATTCCCTTCACGGCTCAGACACGAATGAGCGGAGTCAATCTTGACGGGCGGCAGATCCGCAAAGGAGCAGCGGATGCGGTCGAAGCCTATGTGACGTCGCAGGGAGGGCATTTTCCTCAGTTTGTCCGGCTGAATGTCGAGACGATCGCCAAGCAAGGCGGAACGCCCTTGGTAGTGGCGGAGATGGCCAAGGTGCTAGGGGTGATTGCGCTACAGGACATCGTGAAAGGCGGGATTAGAGAACGCTTTGTTGAGCTTCGCCGCATGGGCATCAAGACAGTCATGATCACAGGCGACAACCCGCAAACAGCCGCGGCCGTGGCGGCGGAGGCCGGAGTGGATGATTTCCTGGCCCAGGCCACGCCGGAGGCCAAACTCAAGTTGATTCGGGAGCTTCAGGCAGAGGGCCGGCTCGTGGCTATGACCGGGGACGGAACAAACGACGCCCCGGCGCTGGCGCAGGCTGACGTTGCCGTCGCAATGAACACCGGGACCCAGGCGGCAAAAGAGGCGGGCAACCTGGTCGATCTGGATTCCAATCCCACGAAGCTCATCGAAATCGTGGAAATCGGCAAACAATTGCTCATGACCCGCGGCGCGTTGACCACGTTCAGCATGGCCAACGATGTGGCCAAATACTTCGCCATCATTCCTGCGGCCTTCGCCACGACCTATCCGGCGCTCAATGCATTGAACGTGATGCGGCTGGCGACTCCGCAGAGCGCGGTCCTTTCCGCGGTCATCTTCAACGCGTTAATTATCATCGTACTGATCCCGCTTGCCTTAAAAGGAATCACCTATCGCCCGATCGGCGCGGGGGCGCTGCTCCGGCGGCATCTCTTGATCTACGGATTGGGCGGCGTGGTGGTGCCGTTCGTCGGCATCAAGCTGATCGATCTGATTCTGGTCGCCTTGCATCTTGTTTGA
- the kdpC gene encoding potassium-transporting ATPase subunit KdpC, translated as MKDQIRSALTMLLLMTVLTGLVYPLAVTGLAQVFFPDQANGSLIVREDKVIGSKLIGQYFDRPEYFWGRPSATSPFPYNAGASGGSNLGPINPILIEAVKARIGALRAADPGNDAPVPVDLVTSSGSGLDPHISPAAAQYQIRRVARVRGLDEAGVRDLVVQYTQGRQLGVLGEPRVNVLLLNLALDERH; from the coding sequence ATGAAAGACCAAATAAGATCCGCTCTGACTATGCTGTTACTTATGACCGTCTTGACGGGGCTGGTCTATCCGCTGGCGGTCACCGGGTTGGCCCAGGTGTTTTTCCCAGACCAGGCGAACGGCAGTTTGATCGTGCGCGAAGACAAGGTGATCGGGTCCAAGTTGATCGGACAGTATTTTGACAGACCGGAGTATTTCTGGGGTCGCCCGTCGGCGACCTCGCCGTTTCCATACAATGCCGGGGCATCCGGGGGATCAAACCTCGGACCCATCAACCCGATACTGATCGAGGCGGTCAAAGCGCGAATAGGTGCCTTACGGGCAGCAGATCCGGGCAACGACGCGCCGGTCCCTGTCGATCTAGTGACCTCATCAGGAAGCGGGCTGGACCCTCACATCAGCCCGGCGGCTGCACAGTACCAAATCAGAAGAGTAGCGCGTGTTCGAGGGCTCGATGAAGCCGGTGTGCGCGACCTCGTGGTCCAGTACACACAGGGCCGCCAGCTCGGCGTTCTTGGAGAACCACGAGTCAATGTTCTTCTACTGAATCTTGCCTTGGACGAGAGGCATTAG
- a CDS encoding sensor histidine kinase KdpD: protein MSPERPDPDVLLKHVQAEETRRAEGKLKVFFGANPGVGKTYAMLEAAHEQRRDGVDVVIGIVETHGRAETEALVKGLEVLPRRAVEYRGATLREFDLDAALARHPTIILIDELAHSNAPGLSHTKRWQDVQELLKADITVYTTVNVQHLESLNDVVTQITGVRVRETVPDSVLERADDVELIDLPPDDLLQRLKDGKVYVSEQIQHAIKNFFAKGNLIALRELALRRTAERVDQQMEVYRRDHAVVRTWPVAETIMVCVNMKPRGPRLIRAARRMAADLHAKWIAVYVQLPRHLGLPQPERDRLVQTLRLAEQLGAETATLIGENVAQELLSYARSRNATKIIVGKPVRSWWKEWVFGSVVSDLVHQSGEIDIYVITGEAGEGQPLVRRSLRRTGDVSEYVHASLGVLIATAVAWLMFPSFGAANLIMMYLMAVIVIAIRWGRGPSVLASILSVATFDFFFVPPYFTFVVSDAQYLLTFGVMLVVAMVISNLAVRLHEQAELARYREKRTGVLYAMSRDLATHRGTGMLAQVSAKHLRDVFDAQVAIFLADAENRVQLQREELLFFELDPKESGVAQWVFDHSERAGLGTDTLPGASALYLPLVGSSGAIGVIAVQSKDQGLLLDPEQLHLLESLVNQVALAIERTRLSEEAQSAHVRVETERMRNAILSSVSHDLRTPLATITGAASSLADEQRELDPAARHELSRSIYREADRLDRLLKNLLDMMRIEAGVVQLSKEWHPLDEVVGAALARLEGRLRDHTVNTAFPADLPLALVDGVLLEQVVINLVENAVKYAPSGSTIDVSASASDRDMIIEVADRGPGIPVGDESHIFDKFYRGRLAREGGVGLGLTICRGIVEAHGGRIWAENRSRGGACFRFSIPLLDQQPSVEREQAENR, encoded by the coding sequence ATGAGTCCAGAACGACCAGATCCCGATGTACTGTTGAAGCATGTGCAGGCGGAGGAAACCCGCAGAGCCGAGGGGAAACTCAAGGTCTTCTTCGGCGCCAATCCAGGCGTAGGGAAGACGTACGCCATGCTCGAAGCAGCGCATGAGCAGCGGCGCGACGGTGTCGATGTCGTCATCGGTATCGTGGAGACGCATGGTCGTGCGGAGACCGAGGCTCTGGTGAAGGGGCTTGAAGTCCTCCCGCGCCGCGCCGTCGAGTATCGTGGCGCCACGCTGCGAGAATTCGACCTCGATGCGGCCCTCGCGCGACATCCCACCATCATCCTCATCGACGAACTTGCGCACAGCAACGCGCCGGGCCTGAGTCATACGAAGCGATGGCAGGATGTTCAGGAGTTATTGAAGGCCGATATCACGGTCTATACCACCGTGAATGTGCAGCACTTAGAAAGCTTGAACGATGTGGTTACGCAGATTACCGGCGTACGGGTGCGTGAGACCGTCCCGGATTCTGTGCTTGAGCGGGCAGACGACGTGGAGCTGATCGATCTTCCGCCCGACGATCTTCTTCAGCGACTCAAAGATGGAAAAGTGTATGTCTCGGAGCAGATCCAGCATGCGATCAAAAATTTCTTTGCCAAGGGAAATCTGATCGCGCTTCGCGAGCTCGCGTTGCGCCGCACGGCCGAGCGGGTCGACCAGCAGATGGAAGTCTATCGGCGCGACCACGCTGTGGTACGAACCTGGCCGGTGGCGGAAACCATCATGGTGTGCGTCAACATGAAGCCGCGCGGGCCTCGTTTGATCAGAGCCGCTCGCCGGATGGCGGCCGACCTCCATGCTAAGTGGATCGCGGTCTATGTGCAGCTTCCTCGACATCTTGGCTTGCCGCAACCCGAACGGGATCGTCTGGTACAAACATTGAGATTGGCAGAGCAGTTAGGGGCCGAAACCGCCACGCTCATTGGCGAGAACGTCGCTCAGGAACTCTTGAGTTACGCGCGGAGCCGAAACGCGACCAAGATTATCGTCGGGAAGCCGGTCAGGTCGTGGTGGAAGGAATGGGTATTCGGGTCGGTCGTATCGGACCTCGTCCATCAAAGCGGGGAGATCGATATCTATGTCATTACCGGAGAGGCCGGCGAAGGGCAGCCGCTCGTCCGCCGCAGTCTCCGAAGGACCGGCGATGTCTCCGAATATGTCCATGCCTCGCTTGGGGTGCTGATTGCGACGGCGGTCGCCTGGCTGATGTTTCCATCGTTCGGGGCGGCGAATTTGATCATGATGTATCTCATGGCCGTGATCGTCATCGCGATTCGTTGGGGACGTGGACCGTCGGTGTTGGCTTCGATTTTGAGCGTGGCGACGTTCGATTTCTTCTTTGTACCGCCCTACTTCACCTTCGTGGTGTCCGATGCCCAATATCTCCTCACATTCGGCGTGATGCTGGTGGTTGCCATGGTCATCAGTAATCTCGCCGTCCGTCTCCACGAGCAAGCCGAGCTGGCTCGTTACCGAGAAAAACGTACAGGAGTACTCTATGCTATGAGTCGAGATCTCGCCACTCATCGGGGGACGGGCATGCTGGCCCAGGTCTCGGCCAAGCATCTTCGGGACGTGTTTGACGCTCAAGTTGCCATTTTCCTGGCAGATGCGGAGAATCGGGTGCAGCTGCAACGCGAGGAACTCCTGTTCTTTGAATTGGATCCAAAAGAGTCGGGGGTGGCTCAATGGGTATTCGACCATAGTGAACGCGCCGGACTGGGGACGGATACACTGCCGGGGGCCAGCGCGCTGTATCTGCCCCTGGTTGGATCATCCGGTGCGATCGGGGTGATCGCAGTTCAGTCAAAAGACCAGGGACTGTTGCTGGATCCCGAGCAACTACACTTGCTCGAATCCCTGGTGAATCAGGTGGCGTTGGCGATCGAGCGGACGCGTCTGTCTGAGGAAGCGCAAAGTGCCCATGTGCGGGTGGAAACGGAGCGCATGCGGAACGCTATTCTCAGTTCGGTATCTCACGATCTGAGGACTCCGCTGGCTACCATTACCGGCGCTGCCAGCAGCTTGGCGGACGAGCAGAGGGAACTCGACCCTGCCGCTCGGCACGAGCTCTCTCGGTCCATTTATCGAGAAGCTGATCGTCTTGACCGGTTGCTGAAGAACCTGCTCGATATGATGCGCATTGAGGCAGGAGTTGTGCAGCTCAGCAAAGAGTGGCATCCTCTCGATGAAGTTGTCGGTGCAGCTCTGGCCAGACTGGAGGGACGGTTGCGAGATCATACCGTCAACACGGCGTTTCCAGCCGATCTGCCGCTGGCGCTGGTCGATGGAGTGTTGCTGGAACAAGTGGTCATCAATCTTGTGGAAAATGCCGTCAAGTATGCGCCCTCAGGAAGTACGATTGACGTGTCCGCATCGGCGAGCGATCGGGATATGATCATTGAAGTCGCAGATCGAGGACCTGGTATTCCCGTTGGGGATGAATCCCACATCTTCGACAAGTTCTATCGCGGTAGACTTGCGCGAGAGGGAGGGGTTGGGCTAGGGCTGACGATTTGTCGCGGCATCGTTGAAGCGCATGGCGGCCGTATTTGGGCTGAGAATCGCTCGAGAGGCGGCGCCTGCTTTCGCTTTTCGATTCCGTTACTGGATCAGCAGCCGTCTGTGGAGAGAGAGCAGGCGGAGAATCGGTAA
- a CDS encoding response regulator: MSQEATILLIEDEPEIRRFLRTILPAHGFRLYEATTGRDGLTEAQARNPDLILLDLGLPDIEGSEIIRQMRGWTATPIVVLSARDQEQVKVAALDLGADDYVTKPFGVHELLARMRAALRHAAQSADAPESVFVLGDLKVDLGRRQVFVSKKEVHLTPIEYKLLITLIRYAGKVLTHRQLLKEVWGPLHVEEGHYLRVYMRQLRNKLEKTPAHPRYLVTELGVGYRLRAE; the protein is encoded by the coding sequence ATGTCACAGGAAGCCACGATCCTCCTCATCGAAGATGAACCGGAAATTCGCCGGTTTCTCCGGACGATACTGCCTGCCCATGGCTTTCGATTGTACGAGGCGACGACGGGGCGGGACGGGCTTACCGAAGCCCAAGCAAGAAATCCTGACCTGATTCTGCTGGACCTCGGTTTGCCGGATATCGAGGGGAGCGAGATCATTCGGCAGATGCGGGGATGGACTGCCACCCCCATCGTCGTGCTTTCAGCTCGAGACCAGGAACAGGTCAAAGTGGCGGCACTCGATCTCGGCGCCGACGATTATGTGACTAAGCCGTTCGGAGTCCACGAACTCCTTGCACGGATGCGTGCGGCACTTCGCCACGCCGCTCAATCTGCCGATGCCCCTGAGTCGGTATTTGTGCTCGGCGATCTGAAGGTCGATCTTGGTCGGCGACAGGTGTTTGTCTCAAAGAAGGAAGTTCATCTCACACCGATCGAATACAAGCTACTCATCACGTTGATCAGGTATGCCGGCAAAGTACTGACTCACCGTCAACTTTTGAAAGAGGTCTGGGGTCCGCTCCATGTGGAGGAAGGACACTATTTACGGGTCTATATGCGACAGCTGAGAAACAAACTGGAGAAAACCCCCGCTCATCCTCGGTATCTCGTGACGGAACTGGGAGTTGGATATCGACTCCGCGCGGAATAA
- a CDS encoding outer membrane beta-barrel protein: MDSIPSNWHYGAYVDVGYVGNLNSPDNHLWRSRATAAHHNELSPNMGLAYVRKDAGTASRWGMELGFQGGRDTEGFAFLQGERRIDGSDVLRHIHRANLSYLAPVGRGLMVTAGLFNSLMGYESLYAGDNANYTRSWIADNSPYMMLGVNVQYPLSEEFTVAAFVVNSYYHLARPNDLPSYGGRWVWRATPRLTLIQTLYGGPDQTETSLEFWRLYGNHIVEWKSDDVTVATSFDIGTENVAGRVGSPRAFVMGGNIVVRWHISGPWSVAVRPEFYWDRNGRWTGAEQFVKAVTSTVEYRFPYRWMNTIVRAEHRYDESTGVGGGFFKNGEIRPGVAGLTPGQHLLLLGVLVGFDSP, encoded by the coding sequence ATGGACTCTATCCCATCTAACTGGCACTACGGAGCCTATGTGGATGTCGGGTACGTCGGGAATCTTAACTCTCCCGATAACCACCTTTGGCGTAGTCGCGCTACAGCCGCTCATCATAACGAGTTATCTCCCAACATGGGTCTGGCCTATGTCCGAAAGGATGCCGGCACGGCTTCACGCTGGGGCATGGAGTTGGGTTTCCAAGGAGGGCGGGATACAGAGGGGTTTGCTTTTTTACAGGGTGAACGGCGGATCGATGGATCGGATGTATTGCGCCACATCCATCGTGCCAATCTGTCCTATCTTGCGCCGGTCGGAAGGGGACTGATGGTGACGGCCGGTTTGTTTAACAGCCTGATGGGGTATGAATCGCTCTATGCCGGAGACAATGCCAACTACACCCGTTCTTGGATCGCCGACAATAGCCCCTATATGATGCTGGGTGTGAACGTTCAGTATCCGTTGAGTGAGGAGTTCACGGTCGCGGCGTTTGTCGTGAATAGCTACTATCACCTGGCCCGTCCGAACGATCTCCCGAGCTATGGCGGGCGATGGGTGTGGCGAGCCACCCCACGATTGACGCTGATCCAAACACTCTATGGGGGGCCAGATCAAACGGAGACTTCGCTGGAGTTCTGGCGCTTGTACGGAAATCATATCGTGGAGTGGAAAAGTGACGATGTGACGGTCGCCACATCGTTTGATATTGGAACGGAAAATGTCGCTGGACGGGTTGGAAGCCCCCGGGCCTTTGTTATGGGGGGGAATATCGTCGTGAGATGGCATATCAGTGGGCCTTGGTCTGTGGCGGTTCGGCCCGAGTTTTACTGGGATCGGAATGGCCGGTGGACAGGGGCAGAACAGTTTGTGAAGGCCGTCACGTCGACGGTCGAGTACAGGTTCCCGTACCGCTGGATGAATACAATCGTACGCGCTGAACACCGCTACGATGAATCGACCGGAGTCGGAGGTGGATTTTTCAAAAACGGCGAGATCCGCCCCGGTGTTGCCGGCCTGACTCCTGGCCAACATTTGCTTTTGCTCGGAGTGCTCGTGGGCTTTGACTCACCGTAA